The Desulfoscipio gibsoniae DSM 7213 genome contains a region encoding:
- a CDS encoding class I fructose-bisphosphate aldolase: protein MDGIQMRLRKIFRQETGRSLIVAVDHGMALGPMTGLVDIKETIERLDATGLVDTWLLTKGVFKYAFNPRGCPGTLLRISGGATIAGPELTREGLTGTVEEGLALGVDGVAVSAFVGSPYEHETLINLAAVASQCRRWNMPLLGVVGVGKINEDKKQDPRFIALGARVAAEHGADLVKTYYTEKDFDRVVAGCPVPVLIAGGPKCETDLDTLKMVHGAIQGGARGIVMGRNIWQSPHPEALLTAVDGIIHRNMDVQEAFVELLREKQN, encoded by the coding sequence ATGGACGGCATACAAATGCGCTTGCGTAAAATATTTCGCCAGGAAACGGGACGCTCACTGATAGTGGCCGTGGATCACGGAATGGCCCTGGGGCCCATGACGGGCCTCGTCGACATTAAAGAGACCATTGAACGGTTGGATGCCACGGGGCTGGTGGATACCTGGCTGTTAACCAAAGGGGTTTTTAAATATGCCTTTAATCCCCGGGGATGCCCGGGCACGCTGCTGCGCATCAGCGGCGGGGCCACCATTGCAGGGCCCGAACTAACCAGAGAAGGGCTCACCGGTACCGTGGAAGAAGGCCTGGCGCTGGGGGTTGACGGCGTGGCGGTGTCGGCTTTTGTCGGCTCCCCCTATGAGCATGAAACGCTGATTAACCTGGCCGCTGTGGCGAGCCAGTGCCGGCGCTGGAATATGCCCCTGCTGGGTGTAGTTGGAGTTGGTAAAATTAATGAGGATAAAAAACAAGACCCCCGCTTTATCGCCCTGGGGGCCAGGGTGGCGGCAGAACACGGTGCCGACCTGGTGAAGACTTACTACACCGAAAAGGATTTCGACCGGGTGGTGGCGGGCTGCCCCGTACCGGTGCTGATTGCCGGCGGCCCCAAGTGTGAAACCGACCTGGACACCCTGAAAATGGTGCACGGGGCCATCCAGGGCGGAGCCCGGGGCATTGTCATGGGACGAAACATCTGGCAAAGCCCCCACCCCGAGGCGCTGCTAACCGCTGTGGACGGCATTATCCACCGGAACATGGATGTGCAGGAGGCCTTTGTGGAACTCCTCAGAGAAAAGCAAAATTAA
- a CDS encoding phosphoribosylanthranilate isomerase, which translates to MKDGCEVKICGITNIEDALSAAREGADYLGVVVEVSYSPRSLTVEGAREIFSRTPLPAVALVYQMSPERIKYLVNSLHPHALQFLNLAPETITWCKKEFTELECWQSLHLPPAGEGLDRENVLAQIKAGCEAGADVIVLDTAAVVGGTQRYGGTGRTSDWQLVRELGVACTVPLFLAGGINPANVQAAIKVVNPEGIDLCSGVEAQPGKKSPDKIRALMQAVRETIREATSERNG; encoded by the coding sequence ATGAAGGATGGTTGCGAAGTTAAAATATGCGGCATTACCAATATTGAAGACGCGCTGTCAGCAGCCCGGGAGGGGGCGGATTATTTGGGGGTGGTGGTGGAGGTGTCCTACTCTCCCCGCTCCCTCACGGTGGAAGGGGCACGGGAAATATTTTCCCGCACCCCCCTGCCCGCAGTAGCGCTGGTGTATCAGATGTCGCCGGAGCGGATTAAATACCTGGTAAATTCACTGCACCCCCATGCCCTGCAATTTCTTAACCTAGCGCCAGAGACCATTACCTGGTGTAAAAAGGAGTTCACCGAGCTTGAGTGCTGGCAGTCCCTGCACCTGCCCCCGGCAGGCGAAGGTTTGGACCGGGAAAATGTATTGGCGCAAATAAAGGCCGGCTGCGAGGCGGGTGCCGACGTGATTGTGCTGGATACGGCAGCGGTGGTGGGCGGCACTCAAAGGTATGGCGGAACGGGCCGGACAAGTGACTGGCAGCTGGTGCGGGAACTGGGGGTGGCCTGTACGGTGCCCCTGTTTTTGGCGGGGGGAATTAACCCGGCCAATGTTCAGGCAGCTATCAAGGTGGTAAACCCGGAAGGCATCGACCTCTGCTCGGGGGTGGAGGCCCAGCCCGGCAAAAAAAGTCCCGATAAAATCCGGGCCTTGATGCAAGCAGTCAGAGAAACAATCAGGGAAGCAACTAGCGAAAGGAATGGATAA
- a CDS encoding zinc-dependent dehydrogenase: protein MKAAVVHGMNDIRIEDVPRPQPAPGEVVIKVRAAGICATDVKMLLGQGLPKNLPTILGHEVAGEIYEVGRGVTGLAPGQRVAAYPIAVCGDCFYCRRNRHNLCEREFGLGHGADGAFAEFVRLPGQIVAIGGISELEPQVSFEQAAMAEPLSCCLAAARTAGVTTGDVVLVIGAGPMGLFHLKAAQWAGAQVIMADVLEERLATARRMGADYCINTGSSDLVSLVGEITGGRGADLVIAALGIPAVMEKYLPAVRKGGIFNIFGGPPAGQPLTIDPRWLHYGEITITGTFASTPADFHRALELITSGAIEVKDMISHRFSLDNMLDAVDQVKQQKMIKGVVLFS, encoded by the coding sequence ATGAAAGCAGCCGTAGTACACGGCATGAACGATATTCGCATTGAAGATGTGCCCCGCCCACAGCCCGCTCCCGGAGAAGTGGTAATCAAAGTGCGGGCTGCGGGGATTTGCGCCACTGATGTTAAAATGCTGCTGGGCCAGGGTTTGCCCAAAAACTTACCCACCATCCTGGGCCACGAAGTGGCGGGAGAGATTTATGAGGTGGGGCGGGGAGTAACGGGGCTCGCCCCGGGGCAGCGGGTGGCTGCTTACCCTATTGCGGTATGCGGCGATTGTTTTTATTGTCGCCGGAACAGGCATAACCTGTGCGAAAGGGAATTCGGTCTGGGGCATGGTGCGGACGGTGCTTTTGCAGAGTTTGTGCGCCTTCCGGGTCAAATAGTGGCCATTGGTGGAATCAGCGAGCTGGAGCCGCAGGTTTCATTTGAGCAGGCGGCAATGGCTGAGCCCCTTTCCTGCTGTTTGGCCGCAGCCAGGACGGCGGGTGTGACCACAGGGGATGTGGTACTGGTGATCGGTGCCGGGCCAATGGGTCTGTTTCACCTGAAAGCGGCACAGTGGGCAGGTGCGCAAGTGATTATGGCCGATGTACTGGAAGAGCGGTTGGCCACAGCCCGCCGCATGGGGGCGGACTACTGCATCAACACCGGCAGCAGTGATTTGGTGTCCCTGGTTGGGGAAATTACCGGAGGACGTGGCGCCGACCTGGTGATTGCCGCTTTGGGCATCCCCGCGGTAATGGAAAAGTATCTGCCCGCCGTACGTAAAGGGGGCATATTCAATATCTTCGGCGGGCCCCCGGCGGGGCAGCCGCTTACCATAGACCCGCGCTGGCTCCACTATGGAGAGATTACCATTACCGGCACCTTTGCCTCAACTCCGGCGGACTTTCACCGCGCCCTGGAGCTGATTACCAGCGGTGCGATTGAAGTTAAGGATATGATTTCCCACCGCTTCAGCCTGGATAACATGCTGGACGCCGTGGATCAAGTAAAACAGCAAAAAATGATTAAAGGCGTTGTGCTGTTCAGCTAG